A genomic segment from Parolsenella catena encodes:
- a CDS encoding SIS domain-containing protein, giving the protein MVNALVVCRAGVGSSMLLQTKIQQICAKRGYRINVEHGKLEDLIGYDGDVIITMSDLAPEIEGKFPNVISIFDITNDEEIGQKMGEFTVAHDHIPSAADDKKSVDVFLGIMKEQVAAFMDTIDYDSITAAKRLIQESEANGGRLHVTGIGKPGHVSGYAASLFSSTGTPTYELHGTECVHGSAGQVKPGDVVIAISNSGNTTELKATVSCLKGNGVKIISLTGNPDSWLAKEGDVTLIAGVKEEGDPMNKPPRASIIVEILMLQSLSILLQEDFGLNPQQYVKWHPGGSLGASIREGK; this is encoded by the coding sequence ATGGTCAACGCCCTGGTTGTCTGCCGCGCCGGTGTCGGCTCAAGCATGCTGCTCCAGACGAAGATCCAGCAGATCTGCGCCAAGCGCGGATACCGCATCAACGTCGAGCACGGCAAGCTCGAGGACCTCATTGGCTATGACGGTGACGTCATCATCACCATGAGCGACCTTGCCCCCGAGATCGAGGGCAAGTTCCCCAACGTCATCAGCATCTTCGACATCACTAACGATGAGGAGATCGGCCAGAAGATGGGAGAGTTCACCGTGGCACACGACCACATCCCCTCCGCCGCAGACGACAAGAAGTCCGTTGACGTCTTCCTCGGCATCATGAAGGAGCAGGTTGCCGCCTTCATGGACACGATCGACTACGACTCCATCACCGCCGCCAAGCGCCTCATCCAGGAGTCCGAGGCCAACGGTGGCCGTCTGCACGTGACGGGCATCGGCAAGCCGGGCCACGTCTCCGGCTACGCCGCGTCGCTGTTCTCCTCGACCGGCACCCCCACCTACGAGCTCCACGGCACCGAGTGCGTCCACGGCTCCGCCGGCCAGGTCAAGCCGGGCGACGTCGTCATCGCCATCTCCAACTCGGGCAACACCACCGAGCTCAAGGCCACCGTCTCCTGCCTCAAGGGCAACGGCGTCAAGATCATCTCCCTCACGGGCAACCCGGACAGCTGGCTGGCCAAGGAGGGCGACGTCACCCTCATCGCCGGCGTCAAGGAGGAGGGCGACCCCATGAACAAGCCGCCCCGCGCCTCCATCATCGTGGAGATTCTCATGCTCCAGAGCCTGTCCATCCTGCTCCAGGAGGACTTCGGCCTGAACCCGCAGCAGTACGTCAAGTGGCACCCGGGTGGATCTCTGGGCGCCTCCATCCGCGAGGGCAAATAG
- a CDS encoding SDR family oxidoreductase — MPQSRGRMCRHRKQWVCQHEKGSRMKTNIAGERALVTGAGSGIGRAVAVRLASLGCTVTLAARTLEKLEETAALCNAAAREAGHGTDAIAHTCDLMSEQSILSLVRAVADEGGLDILVNNAGIVQAGPLEGIATEQFDAVMATNARAPFILMRETLPLLRASRAAEIVNVCSVVAHAGYPNQSAYVASKHALYGMSKSFAAEVYDEGVRVHVISPGGVLTDMVAIARPDLTGTPMIVPDDMADAVEYLLCHRTDAVCDEIRLHRVTKAPF, encoded by the coding sequence TTGCCGCAAAGCCGGGGCCGCATGTGCCGGCATCGCAAACAATGGGTGTGCCAACATGAGAAAGGGAGTCGCATGAAGACAAACATTGCGGGAGAGCGGGCACTCGTCACGGGCGCGGGGAGCGGCATCGGGCGCGCCGTGGCCGTGAGGCTCGCGAGCCTCGGATGCACGGTGACGCTCGCGGCTCGCACGCTCGAGAAGCTCGAGGAGACGGCCGCGCTGTGCAACGCCGCCGCGCGCGAGGCGGGGCATGGCACCGACGCCATCGCCCACACCTGCGACCTCATGAGCGAGCAGTCGATCCTCTCGCTCGTGCGCGCCGTGGCAGACGAGGGCGGCCTGGACATCCTCGTGAACAACGCCGGCATCGTCCAGGCGGGGCCTCTCGAGGGCATCGCCACCGAGCAGTTCGACGCCGTCATGGCCACGAACGCCCGCGCTCCGTTCATCCTCATGCGTGAGACGCTGCCGTTGCTGCGCGCCTCGAGGGCGGCGGAGATCGTGAACGTGTGCTCGGTCGTGGCCCACGCAGGCTACCCCAACCAGAGTGCCTACGTCGCGAGCAAGCACGCGCTCTACGGCATGTCCAAGTCATTCGCGGCCGAGGTGTACGACGAGGGCGTGCGGGTGCACGTCATCTCGCCGGGCGGCGTGCTCACCGACATGGTGGCCATCGCCCGCCCCGACCTCACGGGGACGCCCATGATCGTGCCCGATGACATGGCCGACGCCGTGGAGTACCTGCTGTGCCACCGCACGGACGCCGTGTGCGACGAGATTCGCCTCCACCGCGTGACGAAGGCCCCGTTCTAG
- a CDS encoding glycerol dehydrogenase, with product MSKIFNSPSKYIQGPDELAKLGGYVDPLGTKALVINTPSGVKRVGAKVEAGFAEAKATPVYEDFNGECSENEVNRLVEVAKANGCDVIVGIGGGKTLDTAKATAYFMGCPVVICPTIASSDAPCSALSVLYTDDGQFDRYLFLPANPNIVLMDTTVIAASPVRLTVSGMGDALATYFEAQATHDADGATCAGGKGGLAALQLARLCYDTLMEDGVKAKVALEAGALTPAVEHIIEANTLLSGIGFESSGLAAAHAIHNGLTLLPECHGMYHGEKVAFGTLAQLVLANASTEQLEEVLGFCIEVGLPVTLGELGVEEVTREKAMIVAKAACAPDDTMGNMPFDVTPEMVADAILGADALGHYYLD from the coding sequence ATGTCCAAGATCTTCAACAGTCCCAGCAAGTACATCCAGGGTCCCGACGAGCTCGCCAAGCTCGGCGGCTACGTTGACCCGCTCGGTACCAAGGCCCTCGTCATCAACACGCCCTCCGGCGTCAAGCGCGTGGGTGCCAAGGTCGAGGCCGGCTTTGCCGAGGCCAAGGCCACGCCCGTCTACGAGGACTTCAACGGCGAGTGCTCCGAGAACGAGGTCAACCGCCTCGTCGAGGTTGCAAAGGCCAACGGCTGCGACGTCATCGTGGGCATCGGCGGCGGCAAGACGCTCGACACCGCCAAGGCCACGGCCTACTTCATGGGCTGCCCCGTCGTGATCTGCCCCACCATCGCCAGCTCCGACGCCCCCTGCAGTGCCCTGTCCGTCCTCTACACCGATGACGGCCAGTTCGACCGCTACCTGTTCCTGCCGGCCAATCCCAACATCGTCCTCATGGACACCACGGTCATCGCGGCGAGCCCCGTTCGCCTCACCGTCTCCGGCATGGGCGACGCGCTTGCCACCTACTTCGAGGCCCAGGCCACGCACGATGCAGACGGTGCCACCTGCGCCGGCGGCAAGGGCGGTCTGGCGGCCCTGCAGCTTGCCCGCCTGTGCTATGACACGCTGATGGAGGATGGCGTCAAGGCCAAGGTGGCCCTCGAGGCCGGCGCCCTCACGCCCGCCGTCGAGCACATCATCGAGGCAAACACGCTGCTCTCCGGTATCGGCTTCGAGAGCTCGGGCTTGGCCGCCGCGCACGCCATCCACAACGGCCTCACGCTGCTGCCCGAGTGCCACGGCATGTACCACGGCGAGAAGGTCGCCTTCGGCACGCTTGCCCAGCTCGTGCTCGCCAACGCCTCCACCGAGCAGCTCGAGGAGGTCCTCGGCTTCTGCATCGAGGTGGGCCTGCCCGTCACCCTGGGCGAGCTCGGCGTCGAGGAGGTCACGCGCGAGAAGGCCATGATCGTGGCGAAGGCCGCGTGCGCCCCGGACGACACCATGGGCAACATGCCGTTCGACGTCACGCCCGAGATGGTCGCCGATGCCATCCTCGGCGCCGACGCGCTGGGTCACTACTATCTGGACTAG
- a CDS encoding TadE/TadG family type IV pilus assembly protein: MQSRVPARSTAFATSCCFEQTGQASVEAALFLPTIMLLLALLLQPAFLLYTRAVMQQAASEGLRVLATREKQGAATEEACVSYVRRRLGAVPNAEAFHVGGTDGWEVSCEGDASCEQVSVEVTGRLRPLPLVGVLAAALGEADGELVVVRVRVTERARPEWLEGSYADWVSMWG; this comes from the coding sequence ATGCAATCGAGGGTGCCGGCGCGGTCGACGGCATTCGCGACCTCGTGCTGTTTTGAGCAGACGGGGCAGGCGAGCGTAGAGGCGGCGCTGTTTCTGCCCACGATCATGCTGCTGCTCGCCCTGCTGCTCCAGCCGGCGTTTCTGCTCTACACGCGCGCCGTCATGCAGCAGGCGGCGTCCGAGGGGCTGCGCGTGCTAGCCACGCGCGAGAAGCAGGGTGCGGCAACTGAGGAGGCGTGCGTCTCCTACGTGAGGAGGCGCCTGGGCGCCGTTCCCAATGCGGAGGCATTTCACGTGGGTGGCACGGATGGTTGGGAGGTCTCGTGCGAGGGGGACGCTTCCTGCGAGCAGGTGAGCGTCGAGGTCACGGGACGCCTGAGGCCGCTGCCGCTCGTGGGCGTGCTGGCTGCGGCGCTTGGCGAGGCGGACGGCGAGCTGGTCGTGGTGAGGGTTCGCGTGACGGAGAGGGCAAGGCCGGAGTGGTTGGAGGGAAGCTATGCGGACTGGGTGTCCATGTGGGGATAG
- a CDS encoding phospho-sugar mutase, with product MDDKILAAAQLWKDNVTEADLASELDELMADPDPEKLSDAFYRSLSFGTAGLRGTLGVGTNRMNVYTVSQATQGLATYLNAHYENPTVAIARDSRNKGEDFVKAAAGVLAANGIKSYVYPRIEPVPTLSFATRDLHCSAGIAVTASHNPAPYNGYKVYGDDGCQIANEAADEIQSTIYETDIFTGVKHMDFDEALEAGLVVWTPDEVLDRFIDAVASQSIGAKPNPDFSVVYTPLNGTGIECMNKILARVGITNVTVVPEQAEPDGNFPTCPYPNPEFREALEKGLELCDKVHPDLMLATDPDADRMGVAVPHDGDYKLMTGNEMGILLIDWLARMKAEAGEDVSRKVVVTTIVSSAMPDALSRHYGFETRRVLTGFKNIGGQMDQLVEAGEADRFLLGFEESYGYLVGLHARDKDAIVASMLTCEMAAWYAERGMDLYEAMEALYKEYGYYLNGVVNVSFPGAAGADKMSAIMSGLRENPPAEIAGMPVKGFVDYKTDVQMTVAGGDGSCPAQLLPKSNVLEFQLDEGVKVIVRPSGTEPKIKAYLFSRGETREESQALNDKLAEVAKTQLLA from the coding sequence ATGGACGACAAGATTCTCGCTGCAGCGCAGCTCTGGAAGGACAACGTCACCGAGGCCGACCTCGCCTCCGAGCTCGACGAGCTCATGGCAGACCCCGACCCCGAGAAGCTCTCCGACGCGTTCTACCGCAGCCTCTCGTTTGGCACGGCCGGCCTTCGCGGCACGCTCGGCGTGGGCACCAACCGCATGAACGTCTACACGGTCTCGCAGGCCACGCAGGGACTGGCCACCTACCTCAACGCCCACTACGAGAACCCCACGGTCGCCATCGCGCGAGACTCGCGCAACAAGGGCGAGGACTTCGTGAAGGCCGCGGCTGGCGTGCTTGCCGCCAACGGCATCAAGTCCTATGTCTACCCGCGCATCGAACCGGTTCCCACGCTCTCGTTCGCCACGCGTGACCTGCACTGCTCCGCTGGCATCGCCGTGACGGCCAGCCACAACCCCGCGCCCTACAACGGCTACAAGGTCTATGGCGACGACGGCTGCCAGATCGCCAACGAGGCCGCAGACGAGATCCAGAGCACCATCTATGAGACGGACATCTTCACGGGCGTCAAGCACATGGACTTCGATGAGGCCCTCGAGGCGGGCCTCGTGGTCTGGACGCCAGACGAGGTGCTCGACCGCTTCATCGACGCCGTGGCCTCCCAGTCCATCGGTGCCAAGCCCAACCCGGACTTCTCGGTGGTCTACACGCCGCTCAACGGCACGGGCATCGAGTGCATGAACAAGATCTTGGCCCGCGTGGGCATCACCAACGTCACGGTCGTGCCCGAGCAGGCCGAGCCGGACGGCAACTTCCCCACCTGCCCCTATCCCAACCCCGAGTTCCGCGAGGCGCTCGAGAAGGGTCTCGAGCTGTGCGACAAGGTCCACCCCGACCTCATGCTCGCGACCGACCCGGACGCGGACCGCATGGGCGTGGCCGTGCCGCACGACGGTGACTACAAGCTCATGACGGGCAACGAGATGGGCATCCTGCTCATCGACTGGCTTGCCCGCATGAAGGCCGAGGCCGGCGAGGACGTCTCCCGCAAGGTCGTCGTGACCACGATCGTCTCCTCCGCCATGCCCGACGCCCTCTCCAGGCACTATGGCTTCGAGACCCGCCGCGTGCTCACGGGCTTCAAGAACATCGGTGGCCAGATGGACCAGCTCGTCGAGGCGGGCGAGGCAGACCGCTTCCTGCTCGGCTTCGAGGAGAGCTACGGCTACCTCGTTGGCCTGCACGCGCGCGACAAGGACGCCATCGTGGCCAGCATGCTCACCTGCGAGATGGCTGCCTGGTACGCCGAGCGCGGCATGGACCTCTACGAGGCCATGGAGGCACTCTATAAGGAGTACGGCTACTACCTCAACGGCGTGGTGAACGTGAGCTTCCCGGGTGCCGCCGGCGCGGACAAGATGAGCGCCATCATGAGCGGCCTACGCGAGAACCCGCCCGCAGAGATCGCCGGCATGCCGGTCAAGGGCTTCGTGGACTACAAGACCGACGTTCAGATGACGGTTGCCGGCGGCGACGGATCCTGCCCCGCACAGCTGCTGCCCAAGAGCAACGTGCTCGAGTTCCAGCTCGACGAGGGCGTGAAGGTGATCGTGCGCCCGTCCGGCACCGAGCCGAAGATCAAGGCCTACCTCTTCAGCAGGGGAGAGACGCGCGAGGAGTCCCAGGCCCTCAACGACAAGCTCGCCGAGGTCGCCAAGACCCAGCTGCTGGCGTAG
- the fucO gene encoding lactaldehyde reductase, with protein sequence MAVNRFVLNNISYHGAGAIKEIPGEITRRGYKKAFVCSDPDLVKFGVTAKVTNELDAAGIPWTLYSEIKPNPTIQNVKDGVEAYKASGADMMVAIGGGSSMDTCKGIGIIVENPEFADVRSLEGVADTKKHATFTIAVPTTAGTAAEVTINYVITDPEKVRKFVCVDTNDIPDVAVVDPDMMASMPAGLTAATGMDALTHAIEGYTTKGAWELSDMFHFKAIQLISKNLRDSVAEAKSGQPGSGREGMALGQYIAGMGFSNVGLGIDHAMAHTLSAHYDTPHGVACAMLLPIAMEFNKPVVTKRLAEVAVAMGVDTTGMSEDEAADAAIAAVKQLSADVNIPHVCEAMKADEIDQLATDAMADACFPGNPREANHDDVVALFKKICPSA encoded by the coding sequence ATGGCCGTCAATCGCTTTGTCCTGAACAACATTTCCTACCACGGCGCGGGCGCCATCAAGGAGATCCCCGGCGAGATCACCCGCCGCGGCTACAAGAAGGCCTTCGTCTGCTCTGACCCCGACCTCGTGAAGTTCGGCGTCACCGCCAAGGTCACCAACGAGCTCGACGCCGCCGGCATCCCCTGGACGCTCTACTCCGAGATCAAGCCCAACCCCACCATTCAGAACGTCAAGGACGGCGTCGAGGCCTACAAGGCGTCCGGCGCTGACATGATGGTCGCCATCGGCGGCGGCTCCTCCATGGACACCTGCAAGGGCATCGGCATCATCGTCGAGAACCCCGAGTTCGCCGACGTCCGCTCCCTCGAGGGCGTTGCCGACACCAAGAAGCACGCCACGTTCACCATCGCCGTCCCCACCACGGCCGGCACCGCCGCTGAGGTCACGATCAACTACGTGATCACCGACCCCGAGAAGGTCCGCAAGTTCGTCTGCGTCGACACCAACGACATCCCCGACGTCGCCGTCGTCGACCCCGACATGATGGCCTCCATGCCCGCCGGCCTCACCGCCGCCACCGGCATGGACGCGCTGACGCACGCCATCGAGGGCTACACCACCAAGGGTGCCTGGGAGCTCTCCGACATGTTCCACTTCAAGGCCATCCAGCTCATCTCCAAGAACCTGCGCGACTCCGTGGCTGAGGCCAAGAGCGGACAGCCCGGCAGCGGCCGCGAGGGCATGGCCCTGGGCCAGTACATCGCCGGCATGGGCTTCTCCAACGTGGGCCTGGGCATCGACCACGCCATGGCGCACACGCTCTCCGCGCACTATGACACCCCGCACGGCGTCGCCTGCGCCATGCTGCTCCCGATCGCCATGGAGTTCAACAAGCCCGTCGTGACCAAGCGCCTCGCCGAGGTCGCCGTGGCCATGGGCGTTGACACCACGGGCATGAGCGAGGACGAGGCCGCCGACGCCGCCATCGCCGCCGTCAAGCAGCTCTCCGCCGACGTCAACATCCCGCACGTCTGCGAGGCCATGAAGGCCGATGAGATCGACCAGCTCGCCACCGACGCCATGGCTGACGCCTGCTTCCCGGGCAACCCGCGTGAGGCTAACCACGACGACGTCGTCGCTCTCTTCAAGAAGATCTGCCCGAGCGCCTAG
- a CDS encoding type II secretion system F family protein gives MARLKGIPALRRAREREAGACAVAACERQMPEMLDILALGLSAGLSFDASLELYCSGSDDELAQRLLATMRGWQMGLEGRREALEGLAARVSAPSLVRFCASVSEALSFGAPLAQTLERQADAIREEQRVSVEQRIEEVPVRMLVPLGTLVVPAMLLAILGPLLCAALGG, from the coding sequence GTGGCGCGCCTGAAGGGGATACCGGCGCTGAGGCGCGCCCGCGAGCGGGAGGCGGGTGCATGCGCCGTGGCCGCGTGCGAGCGCCAGATGCCCGAGATGCTCGACATCCTGGCGCTGGGCCTGTCCGCGGGTCTTTCGTTTGATGCGTCGCTCGAGCTGTATTGCTCAGGTAGCGATGACGAGCTTGCCCAGAGGCTCCTTGCGACCATGCGTGGCTGGCAAATGGGCCTTGAGGGGAGGCGAGAGGCTCTCGAGGGCCTGGCCGCTCGCGTCAGCGCACCGTCCCTCGTGCGCTTCTGCGCCTCGGTGAGCGAGGCGCTCTCCTTCGGGGCGCCGCTCGCACAGACGCTCGAGCGCCAGGCGGACGCCATCAGAGAGGAACAGCGCGTGAGCGTGGAGCAGCGCATCGAGGAGGTCCCGGTGAGGATGCTCGTTCCGCTTGGGACGCTGGTCGTGCCGGCGATGCTGCTTGCGATTCTGGGGCCCTTGCTGTGCGCGGCGCTCGGTGGGTGA
- a CDS encoding PTS sugar transporter subunit IIB, whose amino-acid sequence MRIKSIMCCCGGGVGSSFIVQMNVESLLKKHGIEGVSVDHVSVSEISMHKVDLYVVGSDLAPFLKDKPRVVTLDNIMSMPELEEKPLAAFAAAEAE is encoded by the coding sequence ATGCGCATCAAGTCGATCATGTGCTGTTGCGGGGGCGGCGTGGGCAGCTCGTTCATCGTGCAGATGAACGTCGAGAGCCTGCTCAAGAAGCACGGCATCGAGGGCGTGAGCGTAGACCACGTCTCCGTGTCAGAGATCTCCATGCACAAGGTGGACCTCTATGTGGTGGGGAGCGATCTTGCGCCGTTCTTGAAGGACAAGCCACGCGTCGTCACACTCGACAACATCATGTCCATGCCCGAGCTCGAGGAGAAGCCGCTCGCCGCCTTCGCCGCCGCCGAGGCCGAGTAG
- a CDS encoding Flp family type IVb pilin yields the protein MARLCLASRRTRGALAEESGQGTTEYAILVGVLVLMAIVAVVAFRDRLQELWTSITDGINSL from the coding sequence ATGGCTCGGCTGTGCCTTGCGAGCAGGAGGACTCGCGGGGCCCTCGCGGAGGAGAGCGGCCAGGGGACGACGGAGTACGCGATTCTCGTGGGCGTTCTCGTGCTCATGGCGATCGTTGCGGTCGTGGCGTTCAGAGACAGGCTCCAGGAGCTTTGGACTTCGATCACCGATGGCATCAACTCGCTGTAG
- a CDS encoding DUF192 domain-containing protein: MRRVGGGGCERWARIEFDADAGLGRWGMRALVVTGFWGRLRGLLGTSRDDERAVPLLLVGCPSVHTLGMRYQLDVVLVDEGGLVLGSWRELPAGRVVRCAGARHALERPSCGEPWPVVGDRVELRNMWHVMGARDGQDE, translated from the coding sequence GTGAGAAGAGTGGGTGGAGGCGGCTGTGAGCGATGGGCAAGGATCGAGTTCGATGCGGATGCCGGCCTTGGTCGCTGGGGCATGCGGGCACTTGTCGTCACGGGCTTCTGGGGGAGGCTTCGCGGCCTGCTTGGGACGAGCCGTGACGACGAGCGGGCCGTTCCCCTGCTTCTCGTCGGCTGCCCATCCGTTCACACGCTTGGCATGCGCTATCAGCTGGACGTTGTTCTCGTGGACGAGGGTGGCCTCGTGCTTGGCTCGTGGCGCGAGCTACCTGCGGGGAGGGTCGTGAGATGTGCCGGCGCGCGTCATGCGCTTGAGCGGCCGTCCTGCGGGGAGCCGTGGCCGGTGGTGGGTGACCGGGTTGAGCTAAGGAACATGTGGCACGTGATGGGAGCGCGAGATGGGCAAGACGAATGA
- a CDS encoding type II secretion system F family protein, translating into MMTLLCLGSGLCLGLGAWVLTAQGGRAASKSGGDPRVRDSLGRLRVVCAAPPVVAFGETPYCRRVAEELARSARLAPLGVDRELASALVALWLVACGCTGALVALSVTGLVAGVAAGAVASLAWCSAREAARRRELARQVPDVFRSLAGALGAGRTLTQAISYVGSLGDGPLNREFARASLMVSCGTGATEAVGRVAKVTDAPGVELMVCALSVSARTGAPLQGLFLRSARLAERRFELERELTAKTAQVRLSTRIVSALPVLLVAALVLVSPDYRAGVATPMGLGCVLVAALLDVVALSIIRRLMRSVL; encoded by the coding sequence ATGATGACGCTCCTGTGCCTAGGGTCGGGGCTTTGCCTGGGCCTTGGCGCCTGGGTGCTCACGGCGCAAGGTGGGCGCGCGGCTTCCAAATCTGGGGGCGATCCGCGTGTTCGCGACTCCCTTGGGCGTCTGCGCGTTGTCTGCGCTGCTCCTCCCGTGGTGGCGTTTGGCGAGACGCCCTACTGCCGCCGCGTGGCCGAAGAGCTTGCGAGGAGTGCGAGGCTCGCGCCGCTGGGGGTCGACCGCGAGCTCGCCTCGGCGCTCGTGGCGCTTTGGCTCGTGGCCTGTGGCTGCACCGGCGCGCTCGTGGCGCTCTCGGTGACCGGGCTCGTGGCCGGCGTGGCCGCAGGTGCCGTGGCATCGCTTGCGTGGTGCTCTGCCCGCGAGGCGGCCAGGCGCCGCGAGCTCGCGCGCCAGGTTCCGGACGTGTTCCGCTCCCTGGCTGGTGCGCTCGGCGCCGGCAGGACGCTCACCCAGGCCATCTCGTACGTTGGGTCATTGGGGGACGGCCCGCTCAACCGGGAGTTTGCCCGTGCCTCGCTCATGGTCTCGTGCGGGACCGGCGCAACGGAGGCAGTCGGGCGCGTGGCGAAGGTGACGGACGCACCCGGTGTGGAGCTCATGGTCTGCGCGTTGAGCGTGTCGGCGAGGACGGGCGCTCCGCTCCAGGGGCTGTTCCTGAGGTCCGCACGTCTGGCCGAGAGACGCTTTGAGCTCGAGCGCGAGCTTACGGCAAAGACGGCTCAGGTCAGGCTGTCAACGCGCATCGTGAGCGCGTTGCCGGTGCTGCTCGTGGCGGCGCTCGTGCTCGTGTCCCCAGACTATCGTGCGGGCGTGGCCACGCCGATGGGACTTGGCTGCGTGCTCGTGGCGGCGCTTCTCGACGTCGTGGCGCTCTCGATCATCAGGCGACTCATGAGGTCGGTGCTGTGA
- a CDS encoding FHA domain-containing protein, whose amino-acid sequence MGKTNERRTSMSGEEAGGLKTCPRCGAKLFADMDVCYGCLYDFATEHERPVDVGDGGVMSELLQALDEPDLVEGPTPGLVPPESGRALEAVGTAPTGGEPTLREKDELLEPVARLVPPTHVRLVMGRVSMCMRVPEGGLSIGRDPGSDVVVTCASVSPRHLEVRMEQGAMVARDLGASNPALLNGWALAGPCSLRMGDRLEVRGAGLSICPVCAGERGGEEP is encoded by the coding sequence ATGGGCAAGACGAATGAGCGGAGGACGAGTATGAGCGGCGAGGAGGCAGGAGGGCTCAAGACGTGTCCGAGGTGCGGCGCCAAGCTGTTTGCCGACATGGACGTGTGCTACGGGTGCCTGTATGACTTTGCGACAGAGCATGAGCGCCCTGTCGATGTGGGTGACGGCGGGGTGATGTCCGAGTTGCTGCAGGCGCTTGATGAGCCGGATCTTGTGGAGGGGCCAACGCCCGGCTTGGTGCCGCCGGAGAGCGGTCGCGCCCTTGAGGCGGTTGGGACGGCGCCCACAGGGGGAGAGCCCACCTTGCGCGAGAAAGACGAGCTTCTCGAGCCCGTGGCTCGCCTCGTGCCGCCCACCCACGTGCGTCTTGTCATGGGGCGGGTCTCCATGTGCATGCGCGTTCCGGAGGGCGGCCTCTCGATTGGGAGGGATCCTGGCAGCGACGTCGTGGTCACGTGCGCGTCCGTATCGCCCCGTCATCTTGAGGTTCGCATGGAGCAGGGGGCGATGGTTGCGCGTGACCTGGGCGCGTCAAACCCGGCACTGCTCAACGGATGGGCCCTGGCGGGTCCGTGCTCCCTGCGCATGGGCGACAGGCTCGAGGTGCGTGGCGCCGGACTCTCGATATGCCCGGTGTGCGCGGGTGAGAGGGGAGGCGAAGAGCCGTGA